In a single window of the Cucumis melo cultivar AY chromosome 11, USDA_Cmelo_AY_1.0, whole genome shotgun sequence genome:
- the LOC103499683 gene encoding protein RER1A isoform X1, producing the protein MDGIGGEAASGAGPLSQWQHDVSRLYQYYLDKITPHAVYRWIGTLFIVAIYALRVFYVQGFYIVSYGLGIYILNLLIGFLSPLVDPEMEVSDGPLLPTKGSDEFRPFIRRLPEFKFWYSFTKAFCIAFVMTFFSIFDVPVFWPILLCYWIVLFVLTMRRQISHMIKYKYLPFSFGKQVTYPILLIHYTAVKSLLVLLLINLSCCGNIVLSFDILQKHGGKKPASSVITSDD; encoded by the exons ATGGACGGGATAGGAGGTGAAGCTGCCTCAGGGGCAGGACCTTTGAGCCAGTGGCAGCATGATGTTTCAAGGCTTTATCAATATTATCTGGATAAGATTACTCCACATGCTGTCTACAGATGGATTGGAACCCTTTTTATAGTGGCAATTTATGCTTTGAGGGTCTTCTATGTGCAAGGGTTCTACATTGTTTCTTATGGTCTGGGTATTTATATACTCAATTTATTGATTGGATTCTTGTCCCCCTTAGTTGACCCAGAGATGGAAGTTTCAGATGGGCCTTTGCTGCCTACTAAAGGTTCAGATGAATTCAGGCCATTCATTCGCCGACTTCCAGAATTTAAGTTCTG GTACTCTTTTACAAAGGCCTTTTGCATTGCCTTTGTTATGACTTTCTTTTCCATATTTGATGTTCCCGTCTTCTGGCCTATTTTACTTTGTTACTGGATTGTCCTTTTTGTCCTGACAATGAGGCGTCAGATTTCTCATATGATCAAGTACAAATACCTACCATTTAGTTTTGGAAAGCAGGTGACCTATCCAATACTTCTTATCCATTACACTGCTGTTAAGAGTTTGTTAGTCTTGCTTTTGATAAATCTTTCGTGTTGTGGAAACATTGTTTTAAGTTTTGATATTTTGCAGAAGCATGGTGGCAAGAAACCTGCAAGTAGCGTTATCACCAGCGATGATTGA
- the LOC103499683 gene encoding protein RER1A isoform X3, whose product MDGIGGEAASGAGPLSQWQHDVSRLYQYYLDKITPHAVYRWIGTLFIVAIYALRVFYVQGFYIVSYGLGIYILNLLIGFLSPLVDPEMEVSDGPLLPTKGSDEFRPFIRRLPEFKFWYSFTKAFCIAFVMTFFSIFDVPVFWPILLCYWIVLFVLTMRRQISHMIKYKYLPFSFGKQHGGKKPASSVITSDD is encoded by the exons ATGGACGGGATAGGAGGTGAAGCTGCCTCAGGGGCAGGACCTTTGAGCCAGTGGCAGCATGATGTTTCAAGGCTTTATCAATATTATCTGGATAAGATTACTCCACATGCTGTCTACAGATGGATTGGAACCCTTTTTATAGTGGCAATTTATGCTTTGAGGGTCTTCTATGTGCAAGGGTTCTACATTGTTTCTTATGGTCTGGGTATTTATATACTCAATTTATTGATTGGATTCTTGTCCCCCTTAGTTGACCCAGAGATGGAAGTTTCAGATGGGCCTTTGCTGCCTACTAAAGGTTCAGATGAATTCAGGCCATTCATTCGCCGACTTCCAGAATTTAAGTTCTG GTACTCTTTTACAAAGGCCTTTTGCATTGCCTTTGTTATGACTTTCTTTTCCATATTTGATGTTCCCGTCTTCTGGCCTATTTTACTTTGTTACTGGATTGTCCTTTTTGTCCTGACAATGAGGCGTCAGATTTCTCATATGATCAAGTACAAATACCTACCATTTAGTTTTGGAAAGCAG CATGGTGGCAAGAAACCTGCAAGTAGCGTTATCACCAGCGATGATTGA
- the LOC103499683 gene encoding protein RER1A isoform X2: MDGIGGEAASGAGPLSQWQHDVSRLYQYYLDKITPHAVYRWIGTLFIVAIYALRVFYVQGFYIVSYGLGIYILNLLIGFLSPLVDPEMEVSDGPLLPTKGSDEFRPFIRRLPEFKFWYSFTKAFCIAFVMTFFSIFDVPVFWPILLCYWIVLFVLTMRRQISHMIKYKYLPFSFGKQKHGGKKPASSVITSDD; this comes from the exons ATGGACGGGATAGGAGGTGAAGCTGCCTCAGGGGCAGGACCTTTGAGCCAGTGGCAGCATGATGTTTCAAGGCTTTATCAATATTATCTGGATAAGATTACTCCACATGCTGTCTACAGATGGATTGGAACCCTTTTTATAGTGGCAATTTATGCTTTGAGGGTCTTCTATGTGCAAGGGTTCTACATTGTTTCTTATGGTCTGGGTATTTATATACTCAATTTATTGATTGGATTCTTGTCCCCCTTAGTTGACCCAGAGATGGAAGTTTCAGATGGGCCTTTGCTGCCTACTAAAGGTTCAGATGAATTCAGGCCATTCATTCGCCGACTTCCAGAATTTAAGTTCTG GTACTCTTTTACAAAGGCCTTTTGCATTGCCTTTGTTATGACTTTCTTTTCCATATTTGATGTTCCCGTCTTCTGGCCTATTTTACTTTGTTACTGGATTGTCCTTTTTGTCCTGACAATGAGGCGTCAGATTTCTCATATGATCAAGTACAAATACCTACCATTTAGTTTTGGAAAGCAG AAGCATGGTGGCAAGAAACCTGCAAGTAGCGTTATCACCAGCGATGATTGA